A single genomic interval of Myxocyprinus asiaticus isolate MX2 ecotype Aquarium Trade chromosome 19, UBuf_Myxa_2, whole genome shotgun sequence harbors:
- the LOC127410065 gene encoding inositol-trisphosphate 3-kinase B-like, whose amino-acid sequence MAAYALNSLIMMNPNNLTNKGSPRTGRPVLPVPGRSSFSPGSLSPGSPGKSFVFPSVTSPSSPRAHSPCRPPELLGVNVGSRVRRLSGSGLEEDQESEERRAAQQLERHKELQNVEVNKKVDLFEAHILAQVHSTENQRSPRISRRPVPANQLAKLCLNPEETPLAMQNMDHSMGIPKELQNGKRFSGPKEGLQVSCDEKNGADPNIEEGIPHKSTSAGTKSETYSTTDNHSRTSREVSSNSTANKSSASWTEKCLTNDRADPTATQRLVDWGNLEVAAIPAVIITDHGMEVGGEGKEPEISPQPSRALRKLSSSSASSTGFSSSWEESEDDISSDPERSPAFLQTQQKAHKSWKKIKNMVQWSPFLMSFKKYPWIQLAGHAGNFKAGTNGRILKKHCECEQQCLERLMRDVLKPYVPAYHGDVEKDGEKYNQMEDLLADFDLPCVMDCKMGVRTYLEEELTKARKKPSLRADMYQKMIEVDPEAPTPEEHEQKAVTKPRYMQWRETISSTSTLGFRIEGIKKEDGTVNRDFKKTKTREQVTQAFQDFIKGNQNILNSYLNRLIEIRGILEISQFFKTHEVIGSSLLFVHDKREHAKVWMIDFGKTTPLPEGKELSHRATWVEGNREDGYLYGLDHVIDIIANMLSPKPH is encoded by the exons ATGGCAGCTTATGCTCTGAACAGCCTGATAATGATGAACCCCAACAACCTGACCAATAAGGGCAGCCCTCGGACAGGAAGGCCTGTGCTTCCAGTACCTGGTCGTTCTTCATTTAGCCCAGGCAGCCTTAGCCCTGGGTCTCCAGGAAAATCCTTTGTCTTCCCGTCAGTTACCAGTCCCAGCAGCCCCAGGGCACATTCCCCATGCCGGCCGCCAGAACTGCTGGGTGTGAATGTGGGTAGTCGTGTGCGCAGGCTGAGTGGGTCCGGCCTGGAAGAAGACCAGGAGAGTGAAGAGCGACGTGCTGCTCAGCAACTGGAGCGACACAAGGAACTGCAGAATGTGGAGGTGAACAAGAAGGTGGACCTCTTTGAGGCTCACATATTGGCCCAAGTGCACAGCACAGAGAATCAGCGAAGTCCACGGATTTCGAGGAGACCTGTCCCAGCCAATCAACTTGCCAAACTCTGCTTGAACCCAGAAGAAACACCCCTAGCTATGCAGAATATGGATCATTCAATGGGGATTCCCAAAGAACTGCAAAATGGAAAGCGATTTTCTGGACCAAAGGAGGGGCTGCAGGTCAGCTGTGATGAGAAGAATGGGGCTGACCCAAATATAGAAGAGGGCATCCCACATAAGAGTACATCAGCAGGAACTAAGAGCGAAACATACAGCACTACAGACAATCACTCCAGGACTTCTCGAGAGGTTAGCAGCAACTCAACTGCCAACAAGAGCTCAGCATCTTGGACCGAGAAATGTTTGACAAACGACAGAGCTGATCCAACAGCAACCCAGCGACTGGTTGACTGGGGCAACCTAGAGGTGGCCGCCATTCCTGCTGTCATTATTACGGACCACGGCATGGAGGTAGGTGGGGAGGGCAAGGAGCCAGAGATTAGCCCTCAACCTTCAAGAGCTTTAAGGAAGCTCTCCTCCTCATCCGCCTCCTCTACGGGATTCTCCTCCTCTTGGGAGGAATCAGAGGACGATATCTCCAGTGACCCTGAGCGTTCCCCAGCCTTCTTGCAGACTCAACAGAAAGCG CATAAATCATGGAAGAAGATCAAGAACATGGTGCAATGGTCACCATTTCTGATGTCCTTCAAGAAGTACCCCTGGATCCAGCTGGCTGGCCATGCAG GCAACTTTAAGGCAGGGACGAATGGTCGTATTCTGAAGAAACACTGCGAGTGTGAGCAGCAATGCCTCGAAAGGCTAATGAGAGATGTGCTGAAGCCTTACGTTCCTGCATACCATGGAGATGTAGAGAAGGATGGAGAGAAGTACAATCAGATGGAGGACTTGCTGGCGGATTTTGACCTGCCCTGTGTCATGGACTGCAAGATGGGTGTCAG GACATATTTGGAGGAGGAGTTGACGAAAGCCAGGAAGAAGCCCAGCTTGAGAGCCGACATGTACCAGAAGATGATTGAGGTGGACCCTGAGGCTCCCACGCCCGAAGAGCATGAACAGAAAGCAGTCACTAAGCCACGCTATATGCAGTGGAGAGAAACCATCAGCTCCACCTCTACACTGGGCTTCCGGATTGAGGGCATCAAG AAAGAGGACGGAACAGTAAACAGGGACTTTAAAAAGACAAAGACCCGAGAACAAGTGACCCAGGCCTTCCAAGACTTCATCAAAGGAAACCAGAACATTCTG AATTCTTATCTGAACCGACTGATAGAGATAAGGGGCATACTGGAAATTTCACAGTTTTTCAAAACACATGAG GTGATTGGCAGTTCTCTACTTTTCGTCCATGACAAACGGGAGCATGCAAAAGTGTGGATGATAGACTTTGGGAAGACCACTCCATTGCCAGAAGGGAAGGAGCTGAGCCACAGGGCCACCTGGGTGGAGGGTAACAGGGAAGATGGCTACCTCTACGGCCTGGACCACGTCATAGACATTATAGCAAACATGTTATCTCCTAAACCTCACTAG